In a genomic window of Oncorhynchus keta strain PuntledgeMale-10-30-2019 chromosome 28, Oket_V2, whole genome shotgun sequence:
- the enosf1 gene encoding mitochondrial enolase superfamily member 1 yields the protein MTKIIKLTVRDVRFPTSLEQHGSDAMHTDPDYSVAYVVIETDQGMQGYGLTFTVGRGTEIVVCAVEALSALVVGKSLEEIVSDFRGFYRLLTSDGQMRWIGPEKGVIQLATAAVLNAVWDLWARSEGKPLWKLLVEMDPRKLISCIDFRYITDALTEEEAIDILVKAQTGKQQRVDQMLKEGYPAYTTSCAWLGYSDQLLKQLCTDALNDGWTKFKVKVGADLKDDIRRCSLIRQMIGPHNTLMIDANQRWDVGEAITWVTRLAEYKPLWIEEPTSPDDILGHAAISKALAPLGIGVATGEQCHNRVMFKQFLQASALQFVQIDSCRLGSVNENLAVLLMAHKFKVPVCPHAGGVGLCELVQHLILFDYISVSASLDNRMCEFVDHLHQHFRSPVVIQNAHYMPPKDPGYSCEMLESSVQTHQYPQGQVWKKLQ from the exons ATGACAAAAATTATAAAGTTGACTGTCCGCGATGTCAGATTTCCAACATCTTTGGAGCAACATGGTTCAGACGCAATG CACACCGACCCGGACTACTCTGTCGCCTATGTTGTCATCGAAACTGATCAAGGAATGCAAGGATATGGCTTGACTTTTACTGTGGGGAGAGGCACAGAAATTG TTGTGTGCGCTGTGGAAGCCCTGTCAGCCCTAGTTGTGGGGAAATCTCTAGAGGAGATTGTGAGTGACTTCCGTGGATTTTACCGGCTCCTCACCAGCGATGGACAGATGCGATGG ATTGGACCAGAGAAAGGAGTCATTCAGTTGGCCACTGCGGCGGTCCTGAATGCGGTATGGGACCTCTGGGCACGGTCCGAGGGCAAG CCACTGTGGAAGCTGCTTGTTGAAATG GACCCCCGAAAGCTCATCTCATGCATTGACTTCAGATATATCACTGATGCCCTTACTGAAGAGGAGGCCATTG ATATACTTGTGAAAGCTCAGACGGGGAAGCAGCAGAGAG TGGACCAGATGCTGAAGGAGGGTTATCCTGCCTATACCACCTCCTGTGCCTGGCTAGGATACTCCGACCAGCTGCTGAAACAG CTGTGCACCGATGCACTAAATGATGGATGGACCAAGTTCAAAGTGAAGGTGGGGGCTGACCTAAAGGATGACATTCGCCGGTGCAGTCTCATACGGCAGATGATTGGACCCCACAACACACTG ATGATTGATGCCAACCAAAGGTGGGATGTAGGCGAGGCCATAACCTGGGTGACCAGGCTGGCTGAGTACAAACCCCTGTGGATCGAAGAGCCCACCTCCCCTGACGATATCCTGGGACATGCTGCCATCTCCAAG GCCTTGGCGCCGCTTGGCATTGGAGTGGCCACAGGAGAACAG TGCCATAATAGAGTGATGTTCAAGCAGTTCCTCCAGGCGTCAGCGTTGCAGTTTGTCCAGATTGACAGCTGTAGACTGGGAAGTGTCAACGAGAACCTAGCCGTGCTGCTCATGGCCCACAAGTTCAAGG TGCCTGTGTGTCCTCATGCTGGAGGTGTTGGACTGTGTGAGCTGGTTCAGCACCTGATTCTCTTTGACTACATCTCTGTGTCTGCCAGTCTTGACAACCG GATGTGTGAATTTGTGGACCACCTCCATCAGCACTTCAGAAGTCCCGTTGTGATTCAGAACGCCCACTACATGCCCCCCAAG GATCCAGGCTACTCCTGTGAGATGTTGGAGTCGTCAGTGCAGACACACCAGTACCCTCAGGGGCAAGTGTGGAAGAAGCTCCAGTGA
- the LOC118361504 gene encoding zinc-binding protein A33-like: MTTSIPVPKLLMDILEELGENDLKRFQWYMIQNKFESCPSIPSSQLQNAKKEETVDMLVRTYGENMAVDVTLDILRRMKNNNLADQLTEAWEERIKISPSVAPSERMASRSSLPEEDLSCPVCGEIFERPLILSCSHSFCKECLEKTWKKTTSRGCPLCRSISSMELPNLALKNLCESFLQKTEKRAHTSLDEVSFQTGLKPLEEKLKDFKKIQQICAQTTKHIKSQARNTERQIEEEFEKLYQFLRQEEKARIAAVGEEEQQKIQMMKKIEEMTRGTLSLSDTIRDIEELRTEDISLVQNYKAMIEKTQCTLPNPKLLSGALINVAKHLGNLQFRVWEKMQGIVKHTPVILDPNTAAPWLSLSDDLTSVSHKWKQQPMNLERFENYQIVLGSVGFSSGKHSWEVEVGDHPLWDMGVAEESIERKKNLTVSPECGIWAIWLRNSKYIAGVGGILPLQMRPQRIKVQLDYDSGEVSFYDSKYMTHIYTYKDITFKERMYPYCMVGPSSNATNPDIKICQSEVSLTMLSQ, from the exons ATGACAACATCTATTCCTGTCCCTAAGCTGCTGATGGACATTCTGGAAGAGCTGGGTGAAAATGACCTGAAAAGATTTCAGTGGTACATGATTCAGAACAAGTTTGAAAGctgtccctccatcccatcaagTCAACTGCAGAATGCAAAGAAGGAGGAAACGGTGGATATGCTGGTGCGGACCTATGGAGAGAATATGGCTGTGGATGTCACACTGGATATCCTACGTAGAATGAAAAACAATAATCTTGCTGACCAGTTAACTGAAG CTTGGGAGGAGCGTATAAAGATATCTCCGTCAGTGGCACCATCTGAGAGAATGGCTTCCAGATCGTCTCTCCCAGAGGAGGATCTCTCTTGTCCTGTGTGTGGTGAAATCTTCGAGCGTCCTCTCATCCTGTCCTGTAGCCACAGCTTCTGTAAAGAGTGTCTGGAGAAGACCTGGAAAAAGACCACATCTCGGGGCTGTCCACTTTGCAGGAGCATATCTTCGATGGAATTACCTAACCTGGCTTTGAAGAACTTGTGTGAGTCCTTCTTACAGAAGACTGAAAAGAGAGCTCATACGAGTCTG GATGAAGTCTCATTCCAGACTGGCCTAAAGCCTCTTGAGGAGAAGCTGAAGGACTTTAAGAAAATTCAACAAATCTGTGCTCAAACAACAAAACACATTAAG AGCCAGGCCCGGAACACAGAGAGGCAGATTGAGGAGGAGTTTGAGAAGCTTTACCAGTTTCTACGACAGGAAGAGAAGGCCAGGATAGCTGCAGTgggggaggaagagcagcagaAGATTCAGATGATGAAGAAGATTGAAGAGATGACCAGGGGTACATTATCACTTTCAGACACAATCAGAGATATAGAGGAGCTGCGAACTGAAGACATCTCATTGGTGCAG AACTACAAGGCCATGATAGAAAA GACCCAGTGCACACTGCCCAATCCAAAGCTGCTCTCAGGAGCACTGATAAATGTAGCCAAACACCTGGGCAACCTGCAGTTCAGAGTCTGGGAGAAGATGCAGGGAATCGTCAAACACA CTCCCGTGATTCTGGACCCCAACACTGCCGCCCCTTGGCTTTCTCTGTCTGACGATCTGACCAGTGTGAGTCACAAATGGAAGCAGCAACCTATGAACCTAGAACGGTTTGAGAATTATCAAATTGTACTGGGCTCTGTAGGGTTCAGCTCAGGAAAGCACAgctgggaggtggaggtgggggaccATCCTCTCTGGGATATGGGTGTGGCCGAAGAGTCCATCGAGAGGAAGAAAAATCTGACCGTGTCACCAGAATGTGGAATCTGGGCTATTTGGTTGAGGAACAGCAAGTACATAGCAGGAGTAGGTGGGATCCTCCCTCTGCAGATGAGACCCCAGAGGATCAAAGTGCAGCTGGACTATGACAGTGGGGAGGTATCTTTCTACGACTCCAAATATATGACTCACATCTACACTTACAAAGACATTACATTTAAAGAGAGGATGTACCCATACTGTATGGTTGGACCCAGTAGTAATGCCACCAACCCTGATATAAAGATCTGCCAATCAGAGGTGTCTCTGACAATGTTATCTcagtga